The segment CAGAAGTTATTGGGGATGACTTAGGTTCCTTCATTGGCAATGCTAAGGCTGACGGTTCTGTTCCTCAAGATTTCCCCGTTCCCTTTGCTCACACTCCTTCTTTCGTGGGTTCTCATATCACGGGATATGACAACATGATGAAAGCCATCCTGTTGAACTTAACCGACGGCAAGAAACCTACCACCAGCAACGGTAAAGTTAACTTTATTCCTGGGTTTGAAACCTATGTTGGTAACCTACGCGAACTGAAGCATTTAACCAGTGCTATGGGGGTTGATGCTACCATTTTAGGAGACAACGAACTCTATTTAGATTCTCCTAACGATGGCGAGTTCAAAATGTACCAAGGTGGTACTACTCTAGAAGAAGGTGCTGATGCTATCAATGCAACCAAAACCATCGCACTGCAAACCTATCCCACCGTTAAAACCCTCGAATACATCGAGAAAGAATGGCAGCAACCCACCGCTACCTATCGTCCTTGGGGTATTAAAGGAACGGATGAGTTCGTCATGGCTTTATCTGAACTCACTGGGAATCCTGTTCCTCCCGAATTGGAACTAGAACGGGGACGCGCAGTGGATGCTATGACCGATAGTCATGCTTGGTTACATGGTAAAAAAGCGGCTATCTATGGCGACCCTGACTTAGTCATGGGAATGCTGCAATTCATGTTAGAGATGGGTGTTGAACCTGTTCACGTTTTGGTTCACAACTCTACCACTGAATTTGAAGAAGAAGCCAAAGCTCTCTTAGCTTCTAGTCCTTATGGTCAAAAAGCCACCGTTTGGGGCGGTAAAGACCTCTGGCACCTCCGTTCCTTACTGTTTACTGAACCTGTTGACTTCTTAATCGGGAATTCCTACGGTAAATACCTCTGGCGTGATACCAAGATTCCTTTAATCCGCATCGGGTATCCTATCTTTGATCGCCACCACTTACATCGCTATTCTACCATTGGTTACAATGGCGCGATTAACCTGCTCAATTGGATTGTTAATGGTCTGTTTGAAGAAATCGACCGCAACACCAATATCCCCTCGAAGACCGACATTTCCTTCGATTTAGTTCGTTAATCAAAGGTAGACAAGGAAGTAAAGGGAGACCAGGGAGATTTTCCTCCCCTCCCCCTCCTCCTCCTTTGGAGAAGGCAATGGGCAATAGGCAATAGGCAAAAGTTCGGAGTTAGAAGTTAGGAGTTAGGAATCAGGAGTTAGGAGTCAGAAGGCAAAAGGCAAAAGTTCGGAGTCAGGAGTTAGGAGTTAGAAGGCAAAAGGCAAAAGTTAATAATTCCCTACCCTCCCCACTCTCCCCACCCTCCCCACCCTCCCCACCCTCCCCCACTCACCCCTCCCGACCATAAAAACAGAGGAGTAATCATGAAATTAACTAAAGGCAAAATCAACGAATTACTAACACAACCAGGCTGCGAACATAATCATAATAAGGAAGGACAAGGGAAAAACAAATCTTGTACCCAACAGGCTCAACCTGGCTCAGCACAAGGGGGATGCGCTTTTGATGGGGCTTCTATTGCTCTGGTTCCGATTACCGATGCTGCCCATTTAGTCCACGGTTCAATCGCCTGTTCTGGTAATAGTTGGAACAGTCGGGGCAGTCTGAGCAGTGGTCCGATGACTTATAAAATGGGTTTTACAACAGATTTATCAGAAAATGATGTTATTTTTGGTGGTGAAAAAAAGCTTTATCAAGCGATCGCTCAATTAGTAAAACGCTACCATCCGGCGGCGGTTTTTGTCTATTCGACCTGTGTTACCGCGTTAATTGGAGATGATCTTGATGCGGTGTGTAAAGCAGCCACAAAAAAATATGAAACGCCGATTATTCCCGTTCATGCCCCTGGATTTGTTGGTAGTAAAAACCTAGGAAACCGTCTCGGTGGTGAAGCACTTCTTGATCATGTTGTGGGAACCCGTGAGCCAGAATTTACCACGGATTTTGATATTAATTTGATTGGAGAATACAACGTCGCTGGAGAAATGTGGGGCGTTTTACCTCTGTTTGAAAAGTTAGGTATTCGGGTGTTAGCTAAGATTACGGGAGATGCCCGTTACGAAGAAGTTTGTTATGCCCATCGTGCTAAACTTAATTTAATGATCTGCTCTAAGGCTCTGATTAACATGGCCACAGCAATGCAAGAGCGTTATGGTATTCCCTACATTGAAGAGTCTTTCTATGGCATTGCAGACATGAACCGTTGTTTACGGAACATCGCTGAGTATTTCGGAGATGCCGCTTTAAAAGAACGGGTAGAACAGTTAATAGAAGAAGAAACCACGAAATTAGACCTAGCCTTAGCCCCCTACCGGGAACGTCTCAAGGGTAAGCGCGTTGTCCTCTACACGGGAGGGGTCAAGAGTTGGTCGGTGGTGTCCGCAGCGCAAGATTTAGGCATGGAAGTGGTGGCCACCAGCACCAAGAAGAGTACGGAAGAAGATAAAGCGAAGATTCGAGAATTATTAGGCAAAGATGGAATTATGCTCGAAAAAGGCAGCCCGACGGAATTATTGCGGGTTGTGGAGCAAACCAAGGCAGATTTATTAGTCGCAGGGGGTCGTAATCAGTATACCGCCCTCAAGGCTAGGATTCCTTTTTTGGATATTAACCAAGAACGTCACCATCCCTACGCGGGATATGTTGGGATGATTGAGATGGCGCGAGAATTGGACGAAGCCGTTCATAGTCCTATCTGGCGGTTAGTTCGTCAACCTTCCCCTTGGGATATTTGGCAACAGGAACACGAAAGTTTATTGAATTTAGAAGCGGAATAAACGATGAATTGTAAGGTGGGTAATGCCCACCCTACCGCTATTACTATCAACTATTAACTATTCACTAAAATGACTATTGTTCTTAATCCGAAAAAACCGTTATCGGTGAATCCATTAAAAATGAGTCAACCTTTGGGGGCTTCCTTGGCCTTTTTGGGGTTAAAAGGGATGATGCCCTTATTTCATGGGGCTCAAGGCTGTACCGCCTTTGCTAAAGTGGTTCTGGTGCGTCATTTCCGCGAATCTATTCCCCTGTCTACCACGGCGATGACGGAGGTTAGTACCATTTTAGGGGGTCAAGATCACGTTGAACAGGCCATTTTAACTATCGTTGACAAGAACAAACCCGAAATCATCGGACTGCTGACCACTGGGTTAACGGAAACCCGTGGGGATGATATGGAGGGTATTCTTAAGGATATCCGTCAAAAGCACCCACAATTAAAGAATTTACCGATTGTTTTTGTCTCTACGCCCGATTATAAGGGGTCACTACAGGATGGCTACGCAGCCACGGTAGAGCAAATCGTTGCGACCGATTATAATGCCTTTATCGCCGAAAATGCCCGAAGTGCGGTCATTTATCCCCAACCCCAGGTGACGGTTTTGGCGGGTTCTTCCCTATCTCCTGGGGATATCCAAGAAATTAAGTCCATTATTGAAGCTTTTGGCTTAATGCCCCTGGTTATTCCCGATTTATCGAGATCTCTCGATGGTCATCTAGAGGATGGCTATCAGTCCATAACGGGAGGAGGAACGACCCTGCCCCAGTTGCGATCGCTGCCCCATTCCTGTTATACCCTAGCTATTGGGGAAAGTATGCGCGGGGCAGCAGAAATCTTAAAAGACCGTTTTGGAACGAATTATGAAGTATTCCCCCGTTTAGCAGGATTAGAGGCGGTAGATACTTTTTTATGGCGATTATCGCAGATTGTTACCTCTCGCTGCGATCATCATTTCCCCATTGTTCCTAATATTCCGGCTTTATTTGAACGCCAACGCCGCCAGTTACAAGATGCTATTCTTGACACCCATTTCTATTTTGGGGGTAAAAAAGTTGCCCTCGCATTAGAACCCGATTTACTCCATCAAACGGCTTGGTTATTGACAGAAATGGGTGCAAAAATTCAGGCGGCTGTTACCACTACTAAGTCACCTTTATTGGAAGATTTGCCTGTTGAT is part of the Rippkaea orientalis PCC 8801 genome and harbors:
- the nifE gene encoding nitrogenase iron-molybdenum cofactor biosynthesis protein NifE — translated: MKLTKGKINELLTQPGCEHNHNKEGQGKNKSCTQQAQPGSAQGGCAFDGASIALVPITDAAHLVHGSIACSGNSWNSRGSLSSGPMTYKMGFTTDLSENDVIFGGEKKLYQAIAQLVKRYHPAAVFVYSTCVTALIGDDLDAVCKAATKKYETPIIPVHAPGFVGSKNLGNRLGGEALLDHVVGTREPEFTTDFDINLIGEYNVAGEMWGVLPLFEKLGIRVLAKITGDARYEEVCYAHRAKLNLMICSKALINMATAMQERYGIPYIEESFYGIADMNRCLRNIAEYFGDAALKERVEQLIEEETTKLDLALAPYRERLKGKRVVLYTGGVKSWSVVSAAQDLGMEVVATSTKKSTEEDKAKIRELLGKDGIMLEKGSPTELLRVVEQTKADLLVAGGRNQYTALKARIPFLDINQERHHPYAGYVGMIEMARELDEAVHSPIWRLVRQPSPWDIWQQEHESLLNLEAE
- the nifN gene encoding nitrogenase iron-molybdenum cofactor biosynthesis protein NifN; protein product: MTIVLNPKKPLSVNPLKMSQPLGASLAFLGLKGMMPLFHGAQGCTAFAKVVLVRHFRESIPLSTTAMTEVSTILGGQDHVEQAILTIVDKNKPEIIGLLTTGLTETRGDDMEGILKDIRQKHPQLKNLPIVFVSTPDYKGSLQDGYAATVEQIVATDYNAFIAENARSAVIYPQPQVTVLAGSSLSPGDIQEIKSIIEAFGLMPLVIPDLSRSLDGHLEDGYQSITGGGTTLPQLRSLPHSCYTLAIGESMRGAAEILKDRFGTNYEVFPRLAGLEAVDTFLWRLSQIVTSRCDHHFPIVPNIPALFERQRRQLQDAILDTHFYFGGKKVALALEPDLLHQTAWLLTEMGAKIQAAVTTTKSPLLEDLPVDTVTIGDLEDLEDLSAGVDLIITNSHGTAMAQRLNAPLYRMGYPVFDQLGNGQRCLVGYRGTIQFLFDVGNILLAEEANHNHQLSVGVHVT
- the nifK gene encoding nitrogenase molybdenum-iron protein subunit beta; this translates as MSQNIDKIQDHVELFHQPEYQELFENKKALQGMASDEKVAEIAEWTKTWEYREKNFAREALTINPAKACQPLGAILAAVGFEGTLPFVHGSQGCVAYFRTHFTRHFKEPFSGVSSSMTEDAAVFGGLKNMIEGLQNAYSLYQPKMIAVCTTCMAEVIGDDLGSFIGNAKADGSVPQDFPVPFAHTPSFVGSHITGYDNMMKAILLNLTDGKKPTTSNGKVNFIPGFETYVGNLRELKHLTSAMGVDATILGDNELYLDSPNDGEFKMYQGGTTLEEGADAINATKTIALQTYPTVKTLEYIEKEWQQPTATYRPWGIKGTDEFVMALSELTGNPVPPELELERGRAVDAMTDSHAWLHGKKAAIYGDPDLVMGMLQFMLEMGVEPVHVLVHNSTTEFEEEAKALLASSPYGQKATVWGGKDLWHLRSLLFTEPVDFLIGNSYGKYLWRDTKIPLIRIGYPIFDRHHLHRYSTIGYNGAINLLNWIVNGLFEEIDRNTNIPSKTDISFDLVR